In the genome of Desulfofarcimen acetoxidans DSM 771, one region contains:
- a CDS encoding DEAD/DEAH box helicase encodes MNDLIIKINLKESTEQYCLVETYLGQLKVLKKRTFSGPLKAVDVLLVDCVKNLSDDLLEEIKDFLRDESRQIKKNKYLLSFSHFIKFLSLLDNVRGIFCTSYDRSLYELDGLNKAEFKIAAGDTSNFRGRLYLEISGGEHIYLNKKSYCFNVFGETFIFTRNHLFIINQSVNVPILKELLTSKRSILSESDLNRLHNTKESGNTEKVIADLHPVPVLYVMFAGAKVSGKLFFSYNGYEVPWNSSEEHLNDERNGTVYLRSLIDERRALSQIRTAGWKQTAGNSFILGNGVSAERSLSTLLESHFEIMTFEHKKICSSKSASFNISYGLDWFELTATAAGKEDKRDLTHLIDLKSRKRYIELDNEMILLPDAIWENRKIFNEIGSKLKVAKNHIGQIFEILEQPGVTSTFSPDEIIDFENIHLLLPSKLDEILRPYQKDGVRWLLYMYRNNFGGCLADDMGLGKTIQAIAFVMSRYWEGKQPMRVLVVVPKTLIENWRAEFKKFGGTICVCIYHGTNREKAFKKFEQIGGVLLTTYNTLLNDIGILNMISFHCMFIDEAQYIKNYKAKTYVAAQKIKARSKFILSGTPFENNIGELWALIDLINPGYLGNRTAFIKRYINLSSDKLIAKRLNARIKPFVLRRLKKDVLKELPEKTELKVICDMADTQRELYESILISVKNEIARMPNRFEIKDASTVLEGLLYLRQVCCHPALLKRTLNWNHCDESGKFDLFKLKIDELQANHEKVVVFSQFTSMLSIMKKWAEEQGYATFYLDGATMKRQEVVDSFERSDEGVFFISLKAGGVGLNIVSCQYAIIYDPWWNPAVENQASDRIYRIGQKKNVFVYHLVTANSIEEKIEKLKTEKREIADNLLLDTSISGILSIKELKRLIVE; translated from the coding sequence GTGAACGATTTAATTATTAAGATAAATTTAAAAGAGTCCACAGAGCAATACTGCCTTGTTGAGACATATCTTGGCCAGTTAAAGGTCCTGAAAAAGCGGACATTTTCAGGACCTCTTAAGGCAGTTGATGTCTTGTTGGTTGATTGTGTAAAGAATCTATCTGATGATTTGTTGGAAGAAATAAAGGATTTCCTCCGTGATGAGTCGCGACAAATTAAAAAGAATAAATACCTGCTTTCATTTTCGCATTTTATAAAATTTCTTTCATTATTGGACAATGTCAGAGGGATCTTTTGCACGTCTTACGATAGATCTCTATATGAATTGGACGGTCTGAATAAGGCCGAATTCAAAATAGCTGCCGGCGATACTTCAAATTTTCGGGGGCGGCTCTATCTCGAAATTTCTGGTGGAGAACACATCTATCTTAACAAAAAAAGCTATTGTTTTAATGTTTTCGGGGAAACATTCATTTTTACACGTAATCATCTTTTTATTATTAACCAAAGTGTGAACGTTCCTATATTGAAAGAGCTTCTCACGTCAAAGCGAAGCATACTATCAGAATCCGATCTAAACCGGCTCCATAATACGAAAGAATCAGGAAACACGGAAAAAGTAATCGCGGATCTGCATCCAGTTCCAGTTTTGTATGTTATGTTTGCTGGTGCAAAGGTTTCCGGAAAACTTTTCTTTTCCTATAATGGATATGAGGTGCCATGGAATTCATCTGAGGAACATCTTAACGATGAACGAAACGGTACCGTTTATCTGCGCAGTTTAATAGACGAGAGGCGTGCTTTGTCGCAGATAAGAACTGCTGGATGGAAACAAACAGCGGGCAATAGCTTTATTTTGGGAAATGGTGTGTCTGCAGAGAGAAGCTTGTCGACACTATTAGAAAGCCATTTTGAAATCATGACATTTGAGCATAAAAAAATTTGTTCCTCCAAAAGCGCCAGCTTTAACATATCATATGGATTGGATTGGTTTGAATTAACAGCAACTGCTGCGGGGAAGGAAGACAAGCGCGACCTGACACATCTAATTGATCTGAAATCTCGCAAACGTTATATTGAACTGGATAATGAAATGATCCTTTTACCAGATGCAATTTGGGAAAATAGGAAAATATTTAATGAAATTGGTAGCAAATTAAAAGTCGCTAAAAATCATATCGGTCAGATTTTTGAAATTTTGGAGCAGCCGGGTGTCACTTCAACATTTTCTCCGGATGAAATTATTGATTTTGAAAACATCCATCTGCTGCTACCATCCAAGCTGGATGAAATTTTGCGGCCATATCAGAAAGACGGTGTCCGATGGTTATTATACATGTACCGGAATAACTTTGGCGGATGTTTAGCCGATGATATGGGGTTGGGGAAAACAATTCAGGCCATTGCTTTTGTTATGTCCCGATATTGGGAAGGGAAGCAGCCAATGCGTGTATTAGTTGTTGTCCCCAAGACTTTGATTGAGAACTGGAGAGCGGAATTTAAAAAATTCGGAGGGACTATATGCGTTTGTATCTATCATGGCACAAACAGAGAGAAGGCTTTCAAGAAATTTGAACAAATCGGTGGGGTATTGCTAACCACCTATAACACACTTTTGAACGATATCGGGATTTTGAATATGATATCCTTTCATTGTATGTTCATAGATGAGGCGCAGTATATAAAAAACTATAAGGCAAAAACATATGTGGCGGCTCAAAAAATTAAAGCACGGTCAAAATTCATCTTGTCAGGGACACCTTTTGAAAATAACATTGGTGAACTATGGGCCTTGATAGATTTAATAAATCCGGGGTATTTAGGCAATCGCACCGCATTTATAAAGAGATATATTAACCTATCATCAGACAAATTAATTGCAAAACGTCTAAATGCCAGAATTAAGCCATTTGTTTTGCGGCGGCTGAAAAAAGACGTCCTGAAAGAGCTACCGGAAAAAACAGAGCTTAAAGTGATATGCGATATGGCTGATACGCAGCGAGAACTATATGAAAGCATTCTCATATCCGTAAAGAATGAAATAGCGCGTATGCCGAACCGTTTTGAAATCAAAGATGCATCTACTGTTTTAGAGGGGTTGCTGTACCTGAGGCAAGTATGTTGCCATCCTGCGCTATTGAAAAGAACGCTCAACTGGAATCATTGTGATGAATCAGGTAAGTTTGATTTGTTTAAGTTAAAAATAGATGAATTGCAGGCCAACCATGAAAAGGTTGTTGTATTTAGCCAGTTTACATCCATGCTTAGCATTATGAAAAAATGGGCGGAAGAGCAAGGATATGCTACATTTTATTTAGACGGAGCCACAATGAAACGACAGGAGGTTGTTGACAGCTTTGAGCGTTCGGATGAGGGAGTTTTCTTTATCAGCTTGAAGGCGGGTGGCGTTGGGCTTAATATTGTATCATGCCAATACGCGATTATTTATGACCCCTGGTGGAATCCGGCTGTTGAAAATCAGGCATCTGATAGAATTTATCGCATCGGACAGAAAAAAAACGTATTTGTTTACCATCTGGTCACGGCAAACTCTATCGAGGAAAAAATCGAGAAACTGAAAACCGAGAAGAGAGAAATTGCCGACAATCTCCTGCTCGACACTAGTATATCAGGCATACTATCAATTAAGGAATTAAAAAGGCTGATTGTGGAATAG
- a CDS encoding IS1634 family transposase, with protein sequence MSVGRERKEQAMNALKEKRFIEDITKLQNSVAKKNVILIDKVAERIGRIKGRYPTINRYYEIKMELSDDQKQVRSVTWDKKIIMEKRSILTGCYVIETSHENMTAQEIWHQYMTLTRVESAFRDLKTELGMRPVYHQLSERTKAHLFISVLAYHLLISIEHQLREKGDHREWSTIKKELSTHQRNTIIFTDSEQHIHHIRVSGTPEVAHKEIYKLLGTRDKLRRKHNLVGSRK encoded by the coding sequence TTGAGTGTAGGTCGTGAAAGAAAAGAACAAGCAATGAATGCATTAAAGGAAAAAAGATTTATTGAGGATATTACCAAACTACAAAATTCAGTGGCAAAGAAAAATGTTATTCTAATTGATAAAGTGGCAGAACGAATTGGTAGAATTAAGGGTAGATATCCAACAATAAATCGTTATTACGAAATCAAAATGGAACTATCGGATGACCAAAAGCAAGTAAGGTCAGTAACATGGGACAAAAAAATCATCATGGAGAAACGTTCTATCTTGACAGGTTGCTATGTAATTGAGACCAGTCATGAAAACATGACTGCCCAAGAAATATGGCATCAGTATATGACGTTAACAAGAGTAGAAAGTGCATTTAGAGATCTTAAAACTGAACTGGGTATGCGGCCAGTATATCATCAACTATCAGAACGTACTAAAGCACATTTATTTATCTCAGTTTTAGCTTACCATTTATTAATTAGTATTGAGCACCAATTGCGTGAAAAAGGTGATCACCGCGAATGGTCTACTATAAAAAAAGAACTTTCTACGCACCAGCGGAATACTATCATTTTTACTGACAGTGAGCAACATATTCATCACATACGAGTATCTGGAACACCCGAAGTGGCACATAAGGAAATTTACAAATTATTAGGAACAAGAGACAAATTAAGAAGAAAACATAACTTAGTTGGTTCAAGAAAGTAG